In candidate division WOR-3 bacterium, one DNA window encodes the following:
- a CDS encoding SgcJ/EcaC family oxidoreductase — protein sequence MIESNCIGDEEIQTIRTLANDFDKAWNARDAKLFSTFFTMDGDMHFITLNMRMQGRDEVTRAYTKIFSEMAPEIKHKTTAKEIHVLTHDVVLLDTTTDIMTLDAQGQEKILRRHTAAGILLKTEEGWRIRASRIWSEQISAA from the coding sequence ATGATAGAATCAAATTGTATCGGTGATGAAGAGATCCAGACTATCCGTACGCTTGCTAATGACTTTGATAAAGCGTGGAACGCACGCGATGCCAAGTTGTTCAGTACCTTCTTCACGATGGATGGCGATATGCATTTTATCACCCTCAATATGCGCATGCAAGGCAGAGACGAGGTAACTAGAGCCTACACTAAAATTTTCTCTGAAATGGCGCCAGAAATAAAACATAAAACTACAGCTAAAGAAATTCATGTACTGACTCATGATGTAGTATTGCTGGACACTACGACAGATATCATGACACTTGATGCGCAGGGTCAAGAGAAAATTCTGAGGAGACATACTGCTGCTGGTATCCTGCTGAAAACAGAAGAGGGATGGCGGATCCGAGCATCAAGAATCTGGAGTGAACAAATTTCTGCGGCATGA